A single region of the Deltaproteobacteria bacterium genome encodes:
- a CDS encoding abortive infection family protein: protein MAAPAPAAPFVMHGSREAFAAGLTHIEEQVRSIEQAVVENPALAFDLARTLVETACRTILGERKVAFSEDDDLPRLFKTASNHLPFLPLTASGEAATGDSLRRTLSGLSTAIQGICELRNQCGFASHGSDKPRPAMESVQALMAAEAADTIVGFLHRVHRQDRTPLPSPRSLYDEHEAFNDSVDEAHGPVRIFEIEFRASEVLFQMEPESYRIYAAEFDENSEDAEVGAVAPSEAAP from the coding sequence ATGGCGGCTCCCGCACCTGCTGCTCCGTTCGTCATGCACGGTTCGCGCGAGGCGTTCGCGGCCGGGCTGACGCACATCGAGGAGCAGGTGCGGAGCATCGAGCAGGCCGTGGTGGAGAATCCTGCCCTCGCTTTCGACCTGGCGCGGACGCTGGTCGAGACGGCGTGCCGGACGATCCTCGGCGAACGCAAGGTCGCCTTCAGCGAAGACGACGACCTGCCTAGGCTCTTCAAGACCGCGAGCAACCACCTGCCGTTTTTGCCGCTCACGGCGAGCGGCGAAGCGGCGACAGGCGACAGCCTGAGGCGCACGCTCAGCGGGCTGAGCACGGCTATCCAGGGCATCTGCGAACTGCGCAATCAGTGCGGCTTCGCTTCTCACGGGTCGGACAAGCCGCGTCCGGCGATGGAGTCGGTGCAGGCGCTGATGGCGGCCGAGGCGGCCGACACCATCGTCGGGTTCCTGCACCGCGTCCACCGGCAGGACCGCACGCCGCTGCCCTCGCCCCGCTCGCTGTACGACGAACACGAGGCGTTCAACGATTCCGTCGACGAGGCGCACGGCCCGGTCCGCATCTTCGAAATCGAGTTCCGGGCCAGCGAAGTCCTCTTCCAGATGGAGCCGGAGAGCTACCGCATCTACGCGGCCGAGTTCGACGAGAACAGTGAGGACGCAGAGGTCGGCGCGGTGGCTCCATCGGAGGCGGCACCATGA
- a CDS encoding type I restriction endonuclease subunit R codes for MTERGVTESVVEQAALAWLEAAGWRIAHGPDIAPDMPAAERRDYGEVVLAQRLRDALARLNPALPPEALEDAFRKLTRPEGADLLQRNRALHRLLVNGVTVEYRTPEGELRGAQARVIDFDEPGANDWLAVNQFSVTENKHSRRPDVVLLVNGLPLAVLELKNAADENATIWSAFQQLQTYQAEIPALFASNGVLVVSDGVEARVGALGAGREWFKPWRTIAGDALADSHMPELQVVIEGVFAPRRFLDLVRDFLVFEDDGSGRLVKKLAGYHQFHAVQVAVGETLRAAELARADRVAEGTGRYEAGRKPGGKPGDRRVGVVWHTQGSGKSLTMAFYAGRIVREPAMENPTIVVLTDRNDLDDQLFGTFSRCQDLLRQPPVQAESRAHLRDLLSVAAGGVVFTTIHKFFPEEAGDRHPTLSDRRNIVVIADEAHRSQYDFIDGYARHMRDALPHASFIGFTGTPIELQDANTRAVFGDYISVYDIQRAVQDGATVPIYYESRLAKLALDEGERPKIDPDFEEATEGEEVERKEKLKTKWAQLEAVVGAGKRLELVAHDIVEHFEKRLEAMDGKAMIVCMSRRICVDLYHAIARLRPQWAATEDDAGAIKVVMTGSASDPVDWQQHIRNKPRRETLANRFRDSGDSLRMVLVRDMWLTGFDAPSLHTMYIDKPMRGHGLMQAIARVNRVFKDKPGGLVVDYLGLAQELKQALATYTESGGTGRTALDQDEAVALMLEKFEVCCGLFHGFDRSKWTTGTPAERLGLLPAAQEHILAQERGKERCISAVRELSQAFALAVPHAEALRIRDDVAFFQAVQAVLAKRAPGEARPEEDIEQAVRQIISRAVAPEGVVDIFAAAGLQKPDISILSDEFLAEVRGMPQRNLAVELLQKLLKGEVASRRRKNLVQARSFAEMLEQTIRRYQNRAIEAAQVIEELIALAREMREANERGETLGLSEDELAFYDALETNDSAVKVLGDDTLRAIARELVETVRRNVTIDWTLRENVRAQLRVLVKRILRKHGYPPDKQEKATQTVLEQAALLSGEWAAA; via the coding sequence ATGACGGAACGCGGTGTCACCGAATCCGTCGTCGAGCAGGCCGCCCTCGCCTGGCTGGAGGCCGCGGGCTGGCGCATCGCGCACGGCCCCGACATCGCACCGGACATGCCAGCCGCCGAGCGGCGCGACTACGGCGAGGTGGTGCTCGCGCAGCGGCTGCGCGATGCGTTGGCCCGGCTCAACCCCGCGCTGCCACCCGAGGCGCTGGAGGATGCGTTCCGCAAGCTCACGCGGCCCGAGGGCGCAGACCTGCTCCAGCGTAATCGCGCGCTGCATCGGCTGCTCGTGAACGGCGTGACGGTCGAGTACCGCACGCCCGAGGGCGAGCTGCGCGGCGCGCAGGCGCGGGTGATCGACTTCGACGAGCCCGGTGCCAACGACTGGCTCGCTGTCAATCAGTTCAGCGTCACGGAGAACAAGCACAGCCGCCGACCGGACGTGGTGCTGCTCGTGAACGGCCTGCCGCTGGCGGTGCTGGAACTCAAGAACGCGGCGGACGAGAACGCGACGATCTGGTCCGCCTTCCAGCAGCTCCAGACCTACCAGGCCGAGATCCCGGCGCTCTTCGCGTCGAACGGCGTGCTAGTCGTCTCCGACGGCGTCGAGGCTCGGGTCGGAGCGCTCGGCGCCGGGCGGGAGTGGTTCAAGCCATGGCGCACCATCGCCGGTGACGCACTGGCCGACAGCCACATGCCTGAGCTGCAAGTGGTGATCGAGGGCGTGTTCGCGCCGCGCCGCTTCCTCGATCTGGTGCGCGACTTCCTCGTCTTCGAGGACGACGGCAGCGGGCGGCTGGTCAAGAAGCTGGCAGGTTACCACCAGTTCCACGCGGTGCAGGTGGCCGTGGGCGAGACGCTGCGCGCCGCCGAGCTGGCCCGTGCGGATCGGGTGGCCGAGGGGACCGGGCGCTACGAGGCGGGGCGCAAGCCCGGCGGCAAGCCAGGCGACCGCCGCGTGGGCGTGGTCTGGCACACGCAGGGTTCGGGCAAGAGCCTGACGATGGCCTTCTACGCCGGTCGCATCGTCCGCGAGCCGGCGATGGAGAACCCGACGATCGTGGTGCTCACCGACCGCAACGACCTCGACGACCAGCTCTTCGGCACCTTCTCGCGCTGCCAGGACCTGCTGCGCCAGCCGCCGGTGCAGGCCGAATCCCGGGCGCACCTGCGAGACTTGCTCTCGGTGGCGGCGGGGGGCGTAGTTTTCACGACCATCCACAAGTTCTTCCCCGAGGAGGCGGGCGACCGGCACCCAACGCTCTCGGACCGCCGCAACATCGTGGTGATCGCCGACGAGGCGCACCGCAGCCAATACGATTTCATCGACGGCTACGCGCGCCACATGCGCGACGCCCTGCCGCACGCCTCGTTCATCGGCTTCACCGGCACGCCGATCGAGCTGCAGGACGCGAACACGCGCGCGGTATTCGGTGACTACATCAGCGTCTACGACATCCAGCGCGCCGTCCAGGACGGGGCGACGGTGCCGATCTACTACGAGAGCCGGCTGGCGAAGCTGGCTCTCGACGAGGGAGAGCGGCCGAAGATCGACCCGGACTTCGAGGAGGCCACCGAGGGCGAGGAGGTCGAGCGCAAGGAGAAGCTCAAGACCAAGTGGGCGCAGCTGGAAGCAGTGGTTGGCGCCGGGAAGCGGCTTGAACTCGTGGCGCACGATATCGTCGAGCACTTCGAGAAGCGCCTTGAGGCGATGGACGGCAAGGCGATGATCGTGTGCATGAGCCGGCGCATTTGCGTTGACCTGTACCACGCGATTGCCAGGTTGCGGCCACAATGGGCGGCCACCGAGGACGATGCGGGAGCCATCAAGGTCGTGATGACGGGGTCGGCGTCAGACCCCGTGGATTGGCAGCAGCACATCCGTAACAAGCCGCGGCGCGAAACGCTCGCCAATCGCTTTCGTGACTCGGGCGATTCGCTTCGCATGGTGCTGGTGCGGGACATGTGGCTGACCGGTTTCGACGCGCCGAGCCTGCACACCATGTACATTGACAAGCCGATGCGCGGGCACGGTCTCATGCAGGCCATCGCGCGCGTGAACCGCGTGTTCAAAGACAAGCCTGGCGGGCTGGTGGTGGACTACCTGGGTCTCGCGCAGGAACTGAAGCAGGCGCTGGCCACCTACACCGAGAGCGGCGGCACCGGGCGCACGGCGCTCGACCAGGACGAGGCGGTCGCCCTGATGCTGGAGAAGTTCGAGGTCTGCTGCGGCCTCTTTCACGGCTTCGACCGCTCGAAGTGGACGACCGGCACGCCGGCGGAGCGATTGGGCCTGCTGCCCGCAGCGCAGGAACACATCCTGGCGCAGGAGCGCGGCAAGGAGCGCTGCATTAGCGCGGTGCGCGAGCTGTCGCAGGCCTTCGCGCTGGCGGTACCGCACGCCGAAGCACTGCGCATCCGTGACGACGTGGCGTTCTTTCAGGCGGTGCAGGCTGTGCTCGCCAAGCGCGCGCCCGGCGAGGCGCGTCCGGAGGAGGACATCGAGCAAGCCGTGCGGCAGATCATCTCGCGTGCGGTCGCTCCGGAAGGAGTCGTGGACATCTTCGCGGCCGCCGGGCTCCAGAAGCCCGACATCTCGATTCTCTCCGACGAATTCCTGGCCGAAGTGCGCGGCATGCCGCAGCGGAACCTCGCGGTCGAGCTGCTGCAGAAACTGCTCAAAGGCGAGGTCGCGAGCCGGCGTCGTAAGAACCTCGTGCAGGCGCGCTCGTTCGCCGAGATGCTGGAGCAGACCATCCGCCGCTACCAGAATCGGGCGATCGAAGCCGCGCAGGTGATCGAGGAGCTGATCGCGCTGGCGAGAGAAATGCGCGAAGCGAACGAGCGCGGCGAGACGCTGGGTCTGTCGGAGGACGAGCTGGCCTTCTACGACGCGCTGGAGACGAACGACAGCGCGGTGAAGGTCCTGGGCGACGACACTTTGCGGGCGATCGCACGCGAGCTGGTCGAGACGGTGCGCAGGAACGTCACCATCGACTGGACTCTGCGCGAGAACGTGCGCGCCCAGCTTCGCGTCCTGGTCAAGCGCATCCTGCGCAAGCACGGCTACCCGCCGGACAAGCAGGAGAAGGCGACGCAGACGGTTCTGGAGCAGGCGGCGCTGCTGTCCGGGGAATGGGCGGCCGCATGA